The Xenopus laevis strain J_2021 chromosome 7S, Xenopus_laevis_v10.1, whole genome shotgun sequence genome includes a window with the following:
- the LOC121396126 gene encoding cilia- and flagella-associated protein 251-like: protein MKTEVVCVLLFLVGVSAHVKEVTQEDNDENRGMCPKEYLLKYPELKLQLKKKKLLNKECKNGDGGEGCIDNHPGGHRKRQGKLTGILHCVTDGDCTDNMICCQSPHGMKCMKPIFSDEDLKRFYRGDEDSNQKEEDTEDDNEEHMNDAVDRKVHEIESEHGKGQRNVVQNRMGNRKVAENGQPRRKGEEHEDQNWEEEENRQKYGKGKKHGKSPRKENQNKVGIRERTENVGDQDWEEEENELEYGKGTEHEGDSRKIAQYKKHHREGTENGQRPRNIEEFRGDNWEEEEKVEENVQGYGKGQEHGKGNRKVAQNKKHHSEGAEHWDDNRKEKINEQEYGKGDEHEKGHNKGAQSRKGHREGTENGHGLRKGEYRDDNWEEEENRHDYVNGEESGKGYRKEVQGKKSHKEGEKNVEGYGKGDKSVNAPWKSKEIGKGKRKEEKDGKDKGRDEKEQRIRRLDEHDESHSEESNSSESREKVGSLKQN from the exons ATGAAGACAGAAGTTGTTTGCGTGTTGCTGTTCCTCGTGGGGGTCAGTGCACATGTGAAAG AAGTCACTCAAGAGGACAATGATGAGAATCGGGGCATGTGCCCCAAAGAGTATCTTCTTAAGTACCCGGAGCTAAAACTACAGCTTAAGAAAAAGAAGCTTTTAAACAAAGAATGCAAAAATGGTGACGGTGGAGAAGGATGCATTGATAATCACCCAGGGGGGCATCGCAAGAGACAAGGCAAGCTGACTGGGATACTACACTGTGTTACAGATGGAGACTGCACTGATAACATGATCTGCTGCCAAAGTCCACATGGAATGAAGTGTATGAAGCCAATATTCT cTGATGAAGACCTAAAGAGGTTTTATAGAGGAGATGAAGACAGCAATCAAAAGGAAGAAGATACTGAAGATGATAATGAAGAGCATATGAATGATGCTGTAGATAGAAAAGTCCATGAGATAGAATCAGAGCATGGAAAGGGCCAGAGGAATGTAGTTCAGAACAGAATGGGAAACAGAAAAGTAGCAGAGAATGGGCAGCCTCGCAGAAAAGGTGAAGAACATGAGGATCAGAActgggaagaagaagaaaatagacAGAAATATGGGAAAGGTAAAAAGCATGGAAAGAGTCCCAGGAAAGAAAATCAGAACAAGGTGGGGATTAGGGAGAGAACAGAGAATGTGGGTGATCAGGACTGGGAGGAAGAAGAGAATGAACTGGAATATGGGAAAGGCACAGAACATGAAGGGGACAGTAGGAAAATTGCTCAGTACAAGAAGCATCACAGGGAAGGAACAGAGAATGGTCAGCGTCCAAGAAATATTGAAGAATTTAGAGGTGATAActgggaagaagaagaaaaagtagaAGAAAATGTGCAGGGATATGGGAAAGGTCAAGAGCATGGAAAGGGCAATAGGAAAGTAGCTCAAAACAAGAAACACCACAGTGAAGGAGCAGAGCATTGGGATGACAACCGGAAAGAAAAAATTAATGAACAGGAATATGGGAAAGGAGACGAGCATGAGAAGGGTCATAATAAAGGAGCTCAAAGCAGAAAGGGCCATAGGGAAGGCACAGAGAATGGGCATGGTCTCAGAAAAGGTGAGTACAGGGATGATAACTGGGAAGAAGAAGAGAACAGACATGATTATGTGAATGGTGAAGAGTCTGGGAAGGGATACAGGAAAGAGGTCCAGGGTAAGAAGAGCCACAAGGAAGGAGAAAAGAATGTAGAGGGCTATGGGAAAGGTGACAAGAGTGTAAATGCCCCTTGGAAAAGTAAAGAGATTGGGAAGGGCAAAAGGAAAGAGGAGAAAGATGGGAAAGATAAAGGAAGAGATGAAAAGGAGCAGAGGATAAGAAGATTAGATGAACATGATGAGAGTCATAGTGAAGAGTCAAATAGCTCAGAAAGCAGAGAAAAAGTGGGCAGTTTAAAGCAAAACTAA
- the LOC121396198 gene encoding glycine-rich cell wall structural protein 1.8-like has translation MCLEEFLEKNPELKEKVEEHFQKKSKKWKDEKGGEGHSKHHSHHSKLTNCTADEDCTDKTICCKMRCGAMKCVKPIFSEKDLTWLHDDKGKSKNKREAKEENQEQGQEGEGKVPANSTGVEHGKGHGKGAEHGKGHGKGAEHGKGHGKGEEHGKGHGKGEEHGKGHGKGAEHGKGHGKGEEHGKGHGKGEEHGKGHGKGEEHGKGHGKGEEHGKGHGKGEEHGKGHGKGEEHGKGHGKGEEHGKGHGKGDAHGKGHGKGAELGKGEVKDGEDKEVETVTEPVRQKRSNGKAESKGNHESKHKSKDEGEHNGENEGKH, from the exons ATGTGCCTTGAAGAGTTTTTGGAGAAGAACCCAGAGCTCAAAGAAAAGGTGGAAgaacattttcagaaaaagagCAAGAAATGGAAAGATGAAAAGGGCGGAGAAGGGCATTCTAAGCACCACTCTCATCACTCCAAATTGACAAACTGTACAGCGGATGAGGACTGCACAGATAAAACTATATGTTGCAAAATGCGATGTGGTGCAATGAAGTGTGTGAAACCAATATTCT CTGAAAAGGACCTTACCTGGTTACATGATGACAAAGGAAAGAGTAAGAATAAAAGAGAAGCTAAAGAAGAGAATCAAGAGCAAGGTcaagaaggagaaggaaaagtaccAGCAAATAGCACAGGAGTCGAACATGGAAAGGGACATGGGAAAGGAGCTGAGCATGGAAAGGGACACGGAAAAGGAGCTGAGCATGGAAAGGGACATGGTAAAGGAGAAGAGCATGGTAAGGGACATGGGAAAGGAGAAGAACATGGAAAGGGACATGGGAAAGGAGCTGAGCATGGAAAGGGACACGGAAAAGGAGAAGAGCATGGAAAGGGACATGGGAAAGGAGAAGAGCATGGAAAGGGACATGGGAAAGGAGAAGAGCATGGAAAGGGACATGGGAAAGGAGAAGAACATGGAAAGGGTCATGGAAAAGGAGAAGAACATGGAAAGGGACATGGTAAAGGAGAAGAGCATGGAAAGGGACATGGGAAAGGAGAAGAACATGGCAAGGGACATGGAAAAGGAGATGCGCATGGAAAGGGACATGGGAAAGGAGCTGAGCTTGGAAAAGGAGAAGTCAAGGATGGAGAAGACAAGGAAGTGGAAACAGTTACTGAACCAGTTAGGCAAAAAAGGTCAAATGGAAAGGCAGAGTCTAAAGGAAACCATGAGAGCAAGCATAAAAGTAAGGATGAGGGAGAACATAATGGAGAGAATGAGGGAAAGCATTAG